DNA from Neovison vison isolate M4711 chromosome 12, ASM_NN_V1, whole genome shotgun sequence:
CAATACACACAAAACCAGAAATGAGTGACTCTGAAGATTTTCATTGTCTACTATTCAGACCTGGGGCTCCTATTACAAAGTGGGAATAAACTCCACACAGAAAATATGGAAATACtgtaatttaacattttataaggCATAAAGATCAGAAAGCATTGAAAGAAAAATGCTAAAGGACCTGAAGATCGGGAAAAAAGCCTGGAGCCCTGATGAAGTATCTACAGGCCCATTATTCTTCTGACAAGTCAGATACCGAAATCGGTAGCAAACTGAATGATATTTAACGCAACAGAATCACCTTCAACGCACCCACCGCACGCTCACCTGGCTTTGGCTTAGGTCTCACGTTTTCAGCATCATCTCCGTTAATAGTTACTGTCACGATGTGTGTGGTACAGTTTGTCAAACCTGGATCCATACACACAGCTATGGAGAGAAGCGAAAGGTCACCCTGACGGACCCCAGTCACATGCCTCTTGTTTCCTTACTTAAATGCCTTTGGAAGAAAACGGGGCTCGTGATTCCCGGTTAACACAGAACTTGTGAGGAAAGCGACGGTTGGCCCAATTTGCTCAGCAGGGCCGCGGGCCTGCCGAGCACACGCGCAGCCAGCACTCGTGTTTTCCCCCGAGTTCCTCAGTGTGGTGAGTCTGAGCAAAATTAGACACTACGCTAATTAGGTCACGCTGTCAACTCCTTTCACCATGTCAAGAAAAGAATTCTAGCGAGGTGCATGGCATGGGGATGAggttaagaaataaaagataaagctTAGGATGTGGGAAGCTTGGGAAGGTAACGAATTTCACTTTCTGCTCTAGCTTTGGGGCCTTCCTGTTCAAAGTGGCTCCCTTGCGGGGGGTGGCTTCTGTGTAGAGGATGACCAGATCTAACTAAGACTTCTCTTCAGTGAACTAGCCAAGACAAAAGCCACCTGAATCCCGAGCTTAACGAACATCTGTGTTATCTTTTACACACAGAAGAATCTACGCTTCACTAACTTTCAAGAGTTTGTCCCCGAGTGCTCACCTGGACAGCAATACACACCTGGAGAACATTCTGCAACATCACCTTTATAGCCCGTTTCTTCCTCAAGCTCCCGAAGAGCGGCTGCCTCCGGGCTCTCGTTATCATCGATGAGACCTAGAAGTTCAAATCATTTGTGATTTGAGGGGGGCTAGGGAAAGCCGGATTTTTTTGAAACTCTCCTCCTTCTAGTATAATTGTGGTCGAGCTACCTGAGAAGAATCAGAGGACTGTGGAACATGGTTCTACAGGTAAAGCTGACTGAGGTTTGGAACTTTTCTAAGAAAAAAGGGCAAAAGAAGAAAGCCCTCGGCAGATCGAGTAGGTTCCCACAGCTCCCTTCTGTTCATCTTACTTAGACCTCAACTGTTTCCACGAGTGTCTTGGCGCTCGTGTTCTGCAGCCTGGACACCATGGATTCCCGTGAGGAGAAATGGCTTCATGGTGTTGGACCACTGGCCTGGGTGACGGACCCACCTATGTGCCCCAGCCTGGGAAGCCTGGCACTgttttcagtttcctcatgtcaCAGTGTCACCTATGTGCTTTCCTCCCTTGCACAGGGATTCTGGGGCCTGGAGAGAAATGCTGGCATGAGCATCCCGTGCGAGGGAGAAGCTGAGAGGCTGGTGGACCTGATGCAGCTGACAGGGAGGCCAAGTGGGGAGGACCTTAGAACTTGGATTATTTTACTCGAAAGGAAATAATgcaatgaaaaagtaaaatatagccTATTCTGTTACTTTTAAAGTTCAGTGAAATGGCAGGTAAATGAGAAGGAAAGTTGGTATGCGTTCTCACGGGCTGGAATTTGTACAAAACCTATACCGCTaatgataaataaatgagatgTAATCTCTTCAGATGGGAACAACCCCATTAAGTCCTACAATGATATACAGCTTCAAATTCTGGATAGCTCAACTTAACTGTGCAACTCAAGAGAATATTCTAATGGAAATTAAGACCATTTCCCTGGCCTGGGCACATAGAGGAAGATCAAGATGTCTTTTCCATTCacacagttaagagtctgacctAGTTATTACTGTGAATTTCTGCTTGGAGATGGATCACTAGTGATGGAAAATGAACTCAGCTGACAaattagggaaatgcaattcCTCAAAGAGAAGCTAGAGAGAATGCTGCCGAGAGGTGGCTTGGAAAGGTCGGCTGGGACACCACCGCTCTCGGGCTTAGCAGGCCACTAGAATGCGATGGGGCAGCTCGCTGCAGGGATGCTTCTTCCTTACTTAGAACCACAGGCACAGATAAAAAGGTGTTCACGGTCTAGGCACTGCAGTTCTCGGTGCTGGGCCTGGCGGCCCCTCGGTTCAGAGACTCACCTGCGGGGAACTCTAGGCAGTAGCCTCCCATCGGCGGTCGGAACTGCTTCACCAGAACAATGCACTCGTAGTGAAGCGTGCGCTGCAGCACTGGGATGACCGCCACACCTGTGGCCGGGAAACAAGACCAAGGAAGATCCCTAATGAAACGTCCGTGAACACTTAGCCCAGGGTCAAGGACACATTCTCACCTACGCTAACCTCTGCAGAGGCTCATTTCTCACTCTGAAGCAAGCCAGacaggggatgggagtgggggaggtggggggttggggggcgggtgAAGGGACATTCATCTCCCTGCGCTTGTATTGCCTTTAAAGAATGAATCAAGTCAGTCCTGCTGTTTGTGGTAAACCTAGCTACACTGGATTTCACAATGTTAGGATCAAGGACCTTTTCTCCCAAGAGGGAAACGTTTTACATGGCTTTAGAACAAAATACAGACAAAACCCCACTGCGTTCTGGAAAACACAAATTGCCTACGGGGAGCTCTTGGCTACCCCTTTGCCCCCAACTATCCTGGCAGGCAGAAACAGCAGCTGAGGCAGCTACCCTGTTAATTTCCAgtaaaaacagacaacaaaatgaaagggagaaacagagatcTACTGCCCAACTTCCTCTAGACCAGAGATGATTTTCAGGATCTTAGCAGTCAAAGCATTTATTTATGCCTGGAAGGGAcagtgaaatgaatgaatagaacagTCTTATCCTAATTCCATTTCCTCATCAACTTATAAAGCAACCGGTCCATCATAATGTAGggccaaatatttttccaaattaaagaCTTTCACCTAGGGCCTCTGAACAGAATACAAAGGATTTCTAAAAGTCTTATCTAGACACAGTATGTGGCTTCAAATTACACTGACTTATATTTGGCTATAAATATTCGTATACCCTCCCCTCAGAACACTGTACTGAGAAGAAATAACAGGAGGCAAAAGTTATTTATAAAGCAAGCctgattgggatgcctgggtggtgcatttggttaagcatctgactcttggtttcggctcaggtcgtgatatcaaGGCCTGTATtggtacagagtctgcttaaaccctctctccctctgcccgcatactccaccctccaccctgccacgctctctctctctctctaaatgaataaatctatAAACTAAAAAAAGAGACAGCCTGATTTAATCATGTAGCACTGCAAAAAGGAAAGGTAGTTTAAAGATAAAAGATCACAATTGAAGAGAACTGCTCTAAGGTCTTGGAGGCAGGGTGCCTCCAGCAATAATGCGCGGTGACCTCCTTCATGAAGAGCTGTAACGGGTTTGCACTCCTACCATCAGCCGACTGTCCTTTCCTGGTTGTACGTTTCACAGTTTCCCAAGTTCTGTtcaggcagagaagaaaaaaaatcactggtatTACAGAGGGGAATGTCCTTGGGTTTTTGGTCTACAACGAGAACTTTCAAATGCAAAGCATGCAAGTGTGCTAACGATAATGATGAAGAAGACCACAGCCGTACACATTGGTATAGGAAACGCCCACTGTGCTCTCCTGTCGCTTCTGAAAAATCTTCTGAAGAAAATGTGCCACCCAACTCTAACCCTCTGAGTGCTGTCTAAAGACAAGGCCTGTTATTCGCTTGAGCTGCTTTTCAAATCGTTCACTGGAAGTATTTCAGGCTGGGTCATAAATCCACAGGTGAGCAGTTAAGCTGCAAAGCTACTGAGCAGTGTGCAGATTACGGTCCTATGAAAAGTCCAGACTTTTTGCTAAAAAGAGAGGGTATTTGGTACAATAGGAACTACTGAGCTATTATTTACATGTGACCTAAAATAACAATTGAAGAAAGCAGGACcattccatttattcattgaGGAATTATTTGATTTAGGTAAGTGCTCTCTTTTGCATGTATGAGATCTATCCTACCTAAGGGGGAAATGGTCCACAGAGGAAAAAGTGAGATGAGTAGTGAACAAGTTCCTGCTCCCTTTCCCTGAGTAgctgtttctttctggggaatGCTGTTCTGAAAATCTAGTTATTGCTATAATTGTGTctgagggggaggggcatatAAGAGAAATTCCCCTTCACTCTCTTATCCCTTCCAGAGAAAGGAATAGCAGATGGGAGTGAAGAAGCAGATGACCTCTGGATCTAGGAGAAATAAGACATGTGAGTGGTGCTGGAGACTAGGGTACGAAAGGCATCAAGGTCTGCCTCCCCACAGAAGAGTGGGTTTGAGGAGATGGGCTCCCCAGAGGGGTCCTCGCACTTCTGACCTGCTCCTTCTTAAGGGTTGGGCTGTGCCaaaatttctatggaaaaaaatccaaatatttactctagttaaaaaacaaaacagggacgcctgggtggctcagttggctaggcaactgccttcggctcaggtcatgatcccagggtcctaggatcgagtcccacatcgggctccttgctcggcagggagcctgcttctccctctgcctctgcctgcttctctgtctgcctgtgctcgctcgctctctctccctctgtctctgacaaataagtaaataaaatctttaaaaaaaaaaaaagaaaccacccttctgggggtgctgggtggctcagtcggttaagcctctgcctttggcttaggttgtgatctccaggttctgCGATCAAGtcctggatcaggctccctgctcaggagggagtctatttcgtcctctgcccctccccgctgcttgtgctctctctctcaaataaataaataaataaaatcttttaaaaaacaaacaaacctttctTACTATAAACTGCAGATCTTTTGGTGTTATACTCAAATTTTAATGGCAAATGTGTCAAAACGAACCTAAGAAAACCAAATGCTATTATGACAACTCACAACTGCCCAACATTCCGGTTAGTAACAAGAAGCCAACCAACAAGCAATTCTGATCAGTAAATAATACAGGTTGCAGGAGACAAAACACCTTTTGGCATAGGTCTCTCTGTTGTCTCTTAAGGTTAGTTGTAAAGACTGAAGAAGACAGTGCTGAGGAAACTGAAGGTACCACCCCAAAAACACTAGGAATAAGGGAAACAGAAAGAGTACCATCATTATAGTGGTTAAGATCAAGTAAAATAACCAGTAACGAGCCataaatcagcaaggaaatataAATGCACTTATAAGGAATCCAGACCAGGAATGCCTCACAAAAGCTCCAATCATCTTCAAGGGACTCTGAGAGAGACATTTGATTGAGTCAGAAAATCTtggtctctgcctgcctaccagccAACCTCATAGCCACAAACTCCCTGAAACTGTTCTCAGTTGTAAAGCTATGGACTTAAGAGTAAGTTATCTCAAAAGCTTCTTATAGCTTTAGAATTCTGATTCTAGCTAAGTTATTCGTTTTTTGAGTCTTTGCTATAGGAAAGCCTATTTTCCCGTAATATGTTGTTGGCCTAGTCAACAAACACAAGAGGCaggaatggaaacaaatgaagacTTTGGCTCTGTCCCAAAAGTCCATGAAGGGGCACACTGCCAGCAGTTTTTACACAAAATCAATTCCATACCTTAATCCACAAATAATACGGTGGAACAAAGGATTTTCGGGCTGCTATTTCATCCTTACCGACATGCTTATGTTTTGGGTAAGAGATAAAACTTTTCATAAGTTCACTCATCATGACCTATGGGAAAATCCAGATTCACTCTCCAAAGCCTGACATTCTAGTACGGAATGATTTGTAAAAGCTCTCTGGAAGTCACGGGAAGATATCTACATGTGAGAACGGAGGTGAACGTGCGGTAACAGGCCACGTAAACTTTTGGGTGCACGCCTCAACTACTGAAACAGGCAATCTGAAGGGGAGACCCGGATGAGAGTAATGTGATTGAAAAGCCTCCAAATAATTCTGATGCACATCCCTGACTCAGAAATGCTGACGGAGGAAAAGGAGTCAGGTGAAGAGATGAACTGGTACAAACCAAGAGGTACTCTTTTGATAAATTAGTGTTAAGGGTTTTTATCTGTTAtacatttaaacaattttatagGGAAAAGAGAGCCAAACCATATCACTACCAACTGGGTTCTCATCTGTCTACATTTTCACAGATACAAGCATATTTGAGCATACTGTGTTCCTAAGGCCTGGGACCTGGCCACATTTCTGGACTGTGTTCCTGTACCCACTGGTAATTTCCTACTTAGTTCCGCCCATCAGATTGACATCAGATAAGTGTTCTGTATATTCCCCTGTGATGATGGACTGCAGTGTGCTTAGCTTTCTTACTTTGAGGTTTTAACTTAATAGTGCTATGGAGAGCTTAATGTTTCCTGCAGCTCTCTCACACTGGCACTTAATAATACTTTTGCTGGTTTAGTAAATGTAATTAGAGTGGTTTCAGTTACTACTGGCAAGTCGCGTACTTTCACACGGAATATAGATGTACTTCCTCACAAAGAAACCCGTATTCTTACCTGATCACTTAGCAAATGGACTTTTTATATTAACGAATTTATATCATGTAATCTGGATACTAAATTTagttctatttttgtatt
Protein-coding regions in this window:
- the NUDT5 gene encoding ADP-sugar pyrophosphatase, with product MENQEPADPPQNTKQSIISEELISEGKWVKLEKTTYMDPTGKIRTWETVKRTTRKGQSADGVAVIPVLQRTLHYECIVLVKQFRPPMGGYCLEFPAGLIDDNESPEAAALRELEEETGYKGDVAECSPAVCMDPGLTNCTTHIVTVTINGDDAENVRPKPKPGDGEFVEVISLPKNDLLKRLDALVAEEHLTVDARVYSYALALKHANTKPFEVPFLKF